One Nicotiana tomentosiformis chromosome 4, ASM39032v3, whole genome shotgun sequence genomic window carries:
- the LOC138910323 gene encoding uncharacterized protein, whose protein sequence is MTVSLRNGRDLDLEQEIARESRPTETLMPVPIEIDDSTGLTEVTVGKFVFPADFVILDCRVDEKILIILGRPFLATRKALIDCETGELKMGLNDEEITFNVQKSMRRPSEFANCSLIEAEDVILEEEYETLNAKDPLAACLLNLDEVNGEDLAEWVLALDGRGFWKRELEFEPLHLEERQIPPAKPSIEEPSKLELKLLPPHLRYAFLGSNSTVPVIISSGLLDVQKEQLLQVLSECKTVIGWTIANIKGMSPAFCMHKILLEDGHKPSREHQIRLNPNMKEVVKMEVIKWIDAGNIFPIPDSNWISPVQYVPKKGGMTVVQNVAPDWEQPFELMCDASDYAVGVVLGQRKDKVLHPIYYTSRTLSGAQLNYIVTKKEMLAVVFAFDKFRSYLIGSKVLLLQEFDLEIRDRKETENQVADHLSRLEGAEKKIEGEKIVETFPDEQLLATSLEVVPWYADIANYLTSGIVPYDLSSVQKKKFLRDCLMYYWDDPYLFRICVDNMIRRCIPEIDQSSIL, encoded by the exons ATGACAGTGAGTctacgaaatggtagagacctagatctggagcaagagattgctcgcgaaagccgacctactgaaaCACTTATGCCAGTACCCATTGAGATAGATGATTCAACAGGGTTAACTGAGGTGACG gttgggaagtttgtgttcccagcagattttgtcattctagactgTCGGGTTGACGAGAAGATTCtcataattttgggaagaccattcTTGGCCACTAGGAAAGCTttaattgattgtgaaactggagAGCTCAAAATGGGACTAAATGATGAAGAGATAACATTCAACGTGCAGAAATCTATGAGACGACCAAGTgaatttgctaactgctctctaatagaagccgaagatgtaattttggaggaggaataCGAGACCTTGAATgctaaagaccctctagcagcctGTCTCTTGAACTTAGATGAAGTAAATGGAGAGGATTTGGCGGAGTGGGTGTTGGCTCTTGATGGCCGAGGGttttggaaaagagagctcgaatttgagcctttacacttagaagaaagacaaattcctccagctaagccatcgatagaagagccatcaaagttggaattaaaactgctaccacctcacctcaggtatgctttcttgggatCTAACTCAACtgtacctgttattatctcatctggtttgttagatgtgcagaaaGAACAGCTTTTACAAGTATTGAGTGAGTGCAAAACTGtaattggttggaccattgcaAACATTAAGGGGATGAGCCCGGCCttctgtatgcataagattctactaGAAGATGGCCACAAACCTTCTAGAGAACATCAAATAAGGTTGAACCCCAACATGAAGGAAGTTGTGAAAATGGAGGTGATAAAGTGGATAGATGCAGGGAACATTTTCCCCATCCCTGACAGCAACTGGATCAGCCCAGTCCAATATGTGCCTAAGAAAGGTGGGATGACTGTAGTGCAAAACG TTGCACCtgactgggagcaaccatttgagctgatgtgtgatgcaagcgactATGCTGTGGGAGTAGTGCTTGGGCAGCGCAAAGACAAAGTCTTGCATCCAATATATTACACAAGTAGAACTTTGAGTGGTGCCCAACTAAATTACATAGTAACCAAGAAGGAGATGCTAgcagtggtgttcgcatttgacaaattcaggtcatacctgataggctcgaag GTGCTACtactgcaagaatttgacttggaaatCCGTGACCGAAAGGAAACGGAGAACCAAGTGGCCGATCACTTGTCAAGGCTGGAAGGAGCCGAAAAGAAGATTGAGGGCGAAAAGATTGTGGAGActttcccggatgaacaactacTAGCCACGAGTCTTGAGGTAGtgccatggtatgcagacattgcaaactacctgacaagcggtattgttccctatgacctttcctctgttcaaaagaaaaagttcctTCGTGACTGTCTcatgtattattgggatgatccttatctgttcaggatttgtgttgataacatgatccggagatgtatccccgagatagaccaatcttctattttgtAG